The following proteins are co-located in the Cydia fagiglandana chromosome 2, ilCydFagi1.1, whole genome shotgun sequence genome:
- the LOC134677888 gene encoding trypsin-1-like isoform X1, with amino-acid sequence MAALMYNGRFYCGGSLINDFYILTAAHCTSGFRKERITVRLLEHDRSMPNETKTIDRGVQAIIRHLRYNPGTYDNDIALLKLDQRVDLSKAVKRLRNDPESSGEEGNDEEDQPGLRPVCLASPGLSYSNYSGLASGWGTTTEGGSVSNSLQEVSVPIISNAECRKTAYKQRITDNMLCAGEPEGGRDACQGDSGGPLHILNTDNNVLQEVGIVSWGEGCARPDRPGVYTRVNRYLTWIRSNTRDACYCKD; translated from the exons ATGGCGGCGCTCATGTACAACGGCCGCTTCTACTGCGGCGGCTCGCTCATCAACGACTTCTACATCTTGACCGCCGCCCACTGCACGAGCGG ATTCCGTAAGGAGCGAATAACCGTGCGTTTGCTAGAGCACGACCGCTCCATGCCCAACGAGACGAAGACCATCGACCGCGGCGTGCAGGCCATCATCCGCCACCTGCGCTACAATCCGGGCACCTACGACAACGACATCGCCTTGTTGAAGCTTGATCAGAGG GTAGATCTCAGCAAAGCCGTGAAACGTCTGCGCAACGATCCCGAGAGCTCAGGCGAGGAGGGCAACGACGAGGAGGATCAGCCGGGGCTGCGGCCCGTATGTCTCGCGAGTCCCGGCCTGTCCTACTCCAACTACTCAGGTCTGGCCTCCGGCTGGGGCACCACTACGGAGGGCGGATCCGTCTCTAATTCCTTGCAGGAG GTGTCCGTGCCCATAATCTCGAACGCAGAGTGCCGAAAGACGGCATACAAGCAGCGAATCACGGACAACATGCTATGCGCAGGCGAACCCGAGGGTGGGCGGGACGCCTGCCAAGGCGACTCAGGCGGCCCGCTGCACATTCTCAACACGGACAACAACGTTCTACAGGAAGTCG GTATCGTGTCGTGGGGCGAGGGCTGCGCGCGGCCGGACCGGCCCGGCGTGTACACGCGCGTCAACCGCTACCTCACCTGGATACGCAGCAATACGCGCGACGCCTGCTACTGCAAGGACTAG
- the LOC134677888 gene encoding trypsin-1-like isoform X2 produces the protein MAALMYNGRFYCGGSLINDFYILTAAHCTSGFRKERITVRLLEHDRSMPNETKTIDRGVQAIIRHLRYNPGTYDNDIALLKLDQRVDLSKAVKRLRNDPESSGEEGNDEEDQPGLRPVCLASPGLSYSNYSGLASGWGTTTEGGSVSNSLQEVSVPIISNAECRKTAYKQRITDNMLCAGEPEGGRDACQGDSGGPLHILNTDNNVLQEVGIVSWGEGCARPNKPGVYTRVNRYLSWLRRYTRDACYCS, from the exons ATGGCGGCGCTCATGTACAACGGCCGCTTCTACTGCGGCGGCTCGCTCATCAACGACTTCTACATCTTGACCGCCGCCCACTGCACGAGCGG ATTCCGTAAGGAGCGAATAACCGTGCGTTTGCTAGAGCACGACCGCTCCATGCCCAACGAGACGAAGACCATCGACCGCGGCGTGCAGGCCATCATCCGCCACCTGCGCTACAATCCGGGCACCTACGACAACGACATCGCCTTGTTGAAGCTTGATCAGAGG GTAGATCTCAGCAAAGCCGTGAAACGTCTGCGCAACGATCCCGAGAGCTCAGGCGAGGAGGGCAACGACGAGGAGGATCAGCCGGGGCTGCGGCCCGTATGTCTCGCGAGTCCCGGCCTGTCCTACTCCAACTACTCAGGTCTGGCCTCCGGCTGGGGCACCACTACGGAGGGCGGATCCGTCTCTAATTCCTTGCAGGAG GTGTCCGTGCCCATAATCTCGAACGCAGAGTGCCGAAAGACGGCATACAAGCAGCGAATCACGGACAACATGCTATGCGCAGGCGAACCCGAGGGTGGGCGGGACGCCTGCCAAGGCGACTCAGGCGGCCCGCTGCACATTCTCAACACGGACAACAACGTTCTACAGGAAGTCG GCATTGTGTCATGGGGCGAGGGCTGCGCGCGGCCTAACAAGCCAGGCGTGTACACGCGTGTGAACCGCTACCTCTCGTGGCTGCGCCGGTACACGCGCGACGCCTGCTACTGCAGCTAG
- the LOC134677911 gene encoding uncharacterized protein LOC134677911: MTNMPFMDKLRSFLGIGQAPPRNDFRNPIWGDDDDDDGDELYSRTYLDEHREDYNVLTDPRDVHRDIAQQMHDMFQAFGSIFGDMRSFVQDFESGHTESFTNTPAILPPSEPGQFDSKNIRDYYLKPGYHNNRNQHDKEDIDLDGKISSQDIAGLLKKKDDESKPPATHFNSDLVPGRSFCRTIITTSITKSDGSRETKRIVKDGNGVVEETITTTEPDPRGLTSAMDSFSPANYSSVFSEFGSFFRNFY; the protein is encoded by the coding sequence ATGACCAACATGCCCTTCATGGACAAGCTACGATCATTTCTAGGCATCGGCCAGGCGCCACCGAGAAATGATTTTCGAAACCCGATTTGGGgagacgacgacgacgacgacggtgACGAGCTTTACTCGCGCACGTACCTAGACGAACACCGCGAAGATTACAACGTGCTCACCGACCCGCGCGACGTGCACCGCGACATCGCTCAACAGATGCACgacatgtttcaggcgtttggCTCTATCTTCGGAGACATGAGGTCGTTTGTACAAGACTTTGAGAGTGGCCATACTGAATCGTTCACGAACACGCCGGCTATCCTACCTCCTTCAGAGCCAGGTCAATTCGACAGCAAGAATATCAGAGACTATTACCTGAAACCAGGCTACCACAACAATAGAAATCAACATGATAAGGAAGATATTGATTTGGATGGTAAGATCTCTTCACAAGACATAGCAGGGTTGTTAAAAAAGAAAGATGATGAAAGTAAGCCCCCCGCAACTCATTTCAACAGTGACCTTGTGCCGGGAAGGTCATTCTGCCGAACCATAATTACAACAAGCATTACTAAATCAGATGGTTCAAGGGAGACTAAACGAATTGTCAAGGATGGCAATGGAGTTGTTGAGGAAACTATTACGACTACAGAGCCTGACCCGAGGGGACTTACTTCAGCGATGGATTCATTTTCTCCTGCCAACTACAGCAGTGTCTTTTCAGAATTTGGCTCTTTCTTTAGAAACTTTTACTAG